CTTCGTGATCCGAAATTACAAAACGGCCGCGTCTAATTTTGGTCGCGTTATCCCCTTTCAGTTTTTCGCTCGCGCACACCAGACATCCGCTTTCGGAATTCATATCCTTTGTCCTTGTTAGAAATTTCCTGTGCGCGtttatttgctttttctctcttttcctcgtTCCTCTCTATTGAAGCTAACacgttttcttaattatacgGAATGCCTCACAACTGTCGTGTTTCCTAGCAAGAAGATTACTTAAATAGTTCGAAGCGGAATTCCTATTAGGAAAACACGACGTGTagctaatttaattatttccgtCTATTTCTAGTATGTATTTCGCTTTTCCCCTTAATTAGAGGGTATGGATTAGATATGTGTGTGTTTTGTCTTGATGAGTTTAATTGtcatcttacaatttttttgtgcatTACTGAAACGTTATATGTTAACATTTGGCGATCTTTATGTGAGTttcgattaattttaacttttatctcaagcgaattttaaagaaaaatacacaaaacttgaaattgatagtaaaaaaaaaaatgataaaaatggcCTTGTTTTCGCGCGTCAAAAAGCGAAAGGACCCCCTTGCATTTACTTTTCCATTCAGCTGTATGACGCGTTTTGCAGGATCTCACGTACATTCTACGCGACTTCCTCGAGGAGGCCATGCTGCAAGATCGGCTCGAGATCTCCTTAATCGGCGTGGATCTCGACCCGATCCTGATCGAGAAAGCGCGCGAGCGCAATCCGCGCCCGGACCGCCTGACCTTCGAGTGTCTGGACTTTTTGTCCGAGGACTGCGACGAGACGCTGAGCCGATACCTGGCGCAGCTTAATAAAACGCGATTCGACGTGGTATTCTGTTTCTCGATCACCATGTGGATTCACTTGAATCACGGCGACGATGGTCTGGAGAAGTTTCTGCGAAAGGTCTGCGAGCTGGCGGAAATGATTGTCGTTGAGCCGCAGCCTTGGAGGTGCTACAGAAACGCATCGCGGAGAATGCGAAGGGCGAAATTGGAAGATTTTCCGCTGTTGAAGGAGCTGAAGTACACCGGCGATCCAATGAAGCACATAGAGGATATTTTAAGGAGGCAGTGCAACTTTCAACGCGTCACGGTTACTGCCGGCAACGAATGGGGACGCATGCTTTTGATTTACGAAAGGAAACAGGAACCGTGAGAAATTGTAGCAGAAAAtgtatgattaaataaatgaatgatTATGAGTAAAAGTACATGAACTATTATGAAAagtagaattataaaatatgaaatagtaTCAATATGTGAGTATTGGATACGTATaagaaagtaattatactTCCTTATACGTATGTGTGAATGTGAGAGTGTGCGTCGACATAGCGTCAATGTCAGATAATTTGTCTCAACTTGGTATAGATAAGAACCggaaatttctaataaataattcaattcaatCTCATTGCATGAGATTTTTATATGTGCTATCTTTTGGCCGATTACAACCAAAAAACGCCTAAAGAGGGGAAAAGTTTaaggaaatttaaataaaaataaaaatagaaattatatatatatatatatatccttttAAGAATCttctatttatgtataatagcAATAGAAAACCAATAGTGAACTAATAAGGATACAAtatggataaaaaaatttcagaaaaataaaaaatataagtgcTAATACTTTTGACCAAAGTTGTATTTTTTCTGATACtttgaacatttttatctaaatttttgtaatttgaattcacacacacaaaccAAAAATTTCAGCTTGTACACaggaaaatattaagttttgacttaaatttatttttgaactaAAAGCGGAAtctaagtatatattatatatcatagataatacataaaatagagTTATACACATTGTACACATGTAATGTAAATTAGAAGTTTTACATGTTCATCaatgtaaacaataattaatagatcATAAAGGatacatatttcatttaatatagaaatagtAATGATTTTcccgttttttaaaaatacacatttttattttatcaatatataaaaaatcagatATATATtcgacaattttataattgctcttgttatattgttttttttttattgccaatataaaatgtaatctttGGGAACTAGCCCATATGGTTTACAGGAAGTCAgacgatttattttatttaacaagttATACAAAGATACTTAAGACTAGGTATAAAGGCGCGGAACAAAAGTAATGCActgttatattatgtaaattatttatattttagcacGTAATTACGATCGAATCCTTTCATTGACAATCACGAATTTATCGAATGCCAATAATATATTCACTGCTGGTCTTGAAGCTTAGCACTTCCATCGCGCGAGGTCTCCGGCTTCGTCTCCAACCGGAGAGCGCCACTTGCTGTCAATCGAACCTTGCGAAGGTCACACGAGTGTCTTTGGGATATATTCGGAGTGTGTGCTCTTTGCTCTCCTCGCGAAAATTTTCACGTTCATTTGACGTGACATTCACTGCCGTCGACATGCTGCCCCGATTCCTCAGGCCCGCTATAAGTGTCACCCAGCAAGGCGCGAAGCGACTATCGACAAGTGCCACGGTAAAGTATTACTAGAACGAATGGCAAACTGCATTCCATGAATCAGccggaaattaattaaacacgtGAGATAATACGATAACATTTTTACTAACTTATATTAGATATATCCAGTGTGCGACACAAATAACGATTCACTGAAGCAATAAACACGTTTTAAGGGAGAATTTTCTTCaacaaaatgatttatttctcCCTGCGTAAAACTATCTCGACATATGCTTATTTTACgctcatacacacacacatatatatataaatttacatatagtCGTATTAGCATATCAGTCTGACTGGTTATGCTATGTTTGCTGTATCCCTCGTGGACCGTTGGTTCATACGATAAGCATAGGAATTTCCATCGAAATTCGACGACACATATGGCGGGAGAGATATCGCTTGTCACCTATCAGTTACGTGGGAGTCTAGAATCGCGCATCGTTGGATCGCGATGCTGCAATCGTAATCAGGGCAGTGTTATGCAACTGCAAATTATTCGGCTCCAATGTTAACACGATAAATTGGCACGCCCAGACGTTTTTCGGAATCTGATTgcgaaaaaaaaggataactCCGATTGTTCGTTTAttacatagatatttttttctatatagcTAAACTTAGCTGCaattttaacaatgaaataattaatttcgaagTAATCGTACTATATGTTGCGTCTTGCAGAACAGCAAATATTAGACGATATTTGCAGGATTggatagtaattaaaataacttttaatttatttatttttaataatttaattattaacttctattatttatttttgaaacacagaTCTATTTCTACCAACATAGACTAACTTTAATCTTAGTTTAActtaatctttttctaatttttagaaCTAGAATAAGATAACAAGTGAAACCAAGATTAAAGATAATCTACATTGGTAGAAATGAgccataaactttaatttattaaattttcgtctggtttacgttttaaacgaattctttttgaaatgctaaaatattctgattgtattcttttttttacagcgAGATGCAAAAGTCAGTGTCATGGGAGCGAGCGGTGGCATCGGCCAGCCACTGTCTCTGCTTCTCAAACAGTCACCTCTTGTTACGGAATTATCGCTATATGATATCGTAAATACACCTGGTGTTGCCGCAGATCTCTCACACATGAATACCGCTGCAAAAGTTAAAGCTTACAATGGTCCGGAGCAGCTTAAAGATTCTCTTAAAGGTGCTCAGGTATGTAGACACAAAATTGTTACACATGCTTgtgctttttatttaactgACTAAACTAGAACTAATtgttttgcattttcattaattttttatgcctACTCTTCAGGTTGTTATCATACCTGCGGGTGTTCCACGCAAACCTGGCATGACGCGTGACGATCTTTTCAATACAAACGCCTCCATCGTTCGGGATTTAGTCGCTGCGATGGCCGAAGTTGCGCCAAAGGCCTTTGTAGCAATCATCTCGAATCCGGTCAACAGCACGGTGCCAATCGCGTGTGAGGTGCTGCAGAAAGCTGGGGTCTTCGATCCTAACCGCGTATTCGGAGTGACCACTTTGGACATCGTTAGAGCCAACACATTCATCGCAGAAGCGAAGGTATACAACATACGTCGatgttgtataaaataacgaaGCAAAACTTCTTTAACTTACCTTCTTAAccaagcaaaaaataatatcagatACATAATGCAGCAACTGTTAATAAACTAAACTTCATCTGTTTTAGTCaatatatctcgattattattcaatacttatttcttttgttatttctCAAGTGCATTCAACTTcacattgttttatatataaaacattgagtataatagtatatagaatctatataatatgggaaagaatattcataaaatttattcttttacttgTGACATAAAGACCCCATATGaatgtgataataattattgatataaagaaattgaatGCAATGGCACTAATTTGTTCAATAaagtaaaatcaatataagtcgttttattttttattttttataattgaaaaagcaAAATGACTATCGAATACTGATGAAAATactaaaatgatttatttttcaggGTCTTGATCCGCAGAAAGTCAATGTCCCAGTCATCGGTGGACATAGCGGCATTACTATTATTCCATTAATCTCCCAGTGCACACCGTCGGTATCCTTCCAAGAGGCTCAACTGAAGGCGCTCACGGAGAGAATTCAAGAAGCCGGTACAGAGGTTGTTAAAGCCAAGGCGGGAACTGGATCCGCGACTTTGTCCATGGCTTTTGCGGGAGCACGATTTGGTATTTCATTAATTAGAGCGTTGAATGGAGAANNNNNNNNNNNNNNNNNNNNNNNNNNNNNNNNNNNNNNNNNNNNNNNNNNNNNNNNNNNNNNNNNNNNNNNNNNNNNNNNNNNNNNNNNNNNNNNNNNNNNNNNNNNNNNNNNNNNNNNNNNNNNNNNNNNNNNNNNNNNNNNNNNNNNNNNNNNNNNNNNNNNNNNNNNNNNNNNNNNNNNNNNNNNNNNNNNNNNNNNNNNNNNNNNNNNNNNNNNNNNNNNNNNNNNNNNNNNNNNNNNNNNNNNNNNNNNNNNNNNNNNNNNNNNNNNNNNNNNNNNNNNNNNNNNNNNNNNNNNNNNNNNNNNNNNNNNNNNNNNNNNNNNNNNNNNNNNNNNNNNNNNNNNNNNNNNNNNNNNNNNNNNNNNNNNNNNNNNNNNNNNNNNNNNNNNNNNNNNNNNNNNNNNNNNNNNNNNNNNNNNNNNNNNNNNNNNNNNNNNNNNNNNNNNNNNNNNNNNNNNNNNNNNNNNNNNNNNNNNNNNNNNNNNNNNNNNNNNNNNGGCTTATCTCGCGCACGAGTTGATATCTCGTACCTTTTAATAAgatctaattatattatacaaaaccTGACGCttataatagttatataaCCTAATAAACACACGATTGGGATAAGATTTTGCGATAAGATTACACACTTTTTGGACGGAAACGGTAGCTGCATAGATAAAAGAAGACGTCAGTCTCGCGCGCGCATTTTACCCTTCTCTCCTCCCCCTCGACTAAACCACCTAAGCCACCTCGGAATGAACTCGTTTTGCTCGCCAATTTGTAAGCTGTCGTTTGGCGGCGCGAAAAAAAGTATGATTTACGATTGCTACCTCGTAAAAGTGCGCCAGcgggccgccgccgccgccgccgcgcggtGACGCCGCGAAATGTGTGCTCGCCCGAAACGAAAACGTATTATAATACCTCCTCCGTGTCCGAAAGGATCGCCGTAGACGACATAAAAATGTCAGGCTCCCGAACTTTTTACTACGCCGAGAGGAGTAGTAGCGAGCGTGTCTGACCAGCTCGCTGCTGCTGTTGGCAGCGCCAGCGCGATGCATCCGTAAACAGTGCATGCGCCGCGATCCTTTTACGCGATTACCCGCGATTCGCCCGCCGCCGGTCTCTTCTCCGGAGGAATGTCTGGCACGGTGGAAAGGATCCAGCCTGCGTCGAGACTTTCCAATTGCCGCACCGAGAAAGAGCCGAGGCCAAGATCGAAGCCCCCTCGCTCGAGGCTCGCCTCGAAACCGCGCTCTGCCGGCACCGCACCTCGCCGAGAGAGCGATCAGCAGATATCGATTACATTAACGAATGACAACGAAACGCGATCGCAGGCCGTGCGGGACCGTGTAACGTAAATCGATATCCGCTAAATTATATCTAACGTACAGGCGTCAGGTCGCTCACGTAATTCGGAAGTGCAGGATCGGGAATCGGCCGCTATCGGGTTCGGTGCGCTTCTTATCGACGATCACTGATACGGGGACGACAATAGAGCTcggcaaaaaaaatatgtagatatagatcatatatagataaatttatttttgaacatCCGAATACTTTCAGAGTCAGAAAGAGTCGTGTTTTCGTTTGCACTCCCGCCACGAATGACGCGATGGACTTTACAGCCACAGCGTTAGACCGTCGCGTCGGTCGAATTTCTATGGCAGAATCCTAACGAAGCGATTGATTCCCTGAGAAATTGGCGAAGTAGAGGGCAACCACGTCACGTGGATTTGTATGGACCAAGGCTCCGGATTCGTGCCGATTCCGCGCGCACGTAGCCCTGGGCTACGTTGTGTAAGTGCACCATCTTACGGGGCCAACCGGTATATAACGTACCTGCAACCGACCTGTGTGTGCCTAAAAATAGACTCCCGCCCGCCTTCGGTACATCCTTCACTTGAACGCGAAGGGGTATTCCTCTTTCGATTTTTCGTATCACACGGAGAACTGTTACCCAcgtacgagagagagagggggggagggagcgGGGGACATCTCGTTTTATTTTCGTCGCTGGACTTGACTTCTGCGAAGGTGTCGCGCGGGCATTCGGGGAGAAATCGTGGCACGTATAAAGTGTAAAGTGCAAAGTAACGTTGGCATTTGGAAATTCCATTGTGATTTTCCATCGATAC
This genomic stretch from Monomorium pharaonis isolate MP-MQ-018 chromosome 4, ASM1337386v2, whole genome shotgun sequence harbors:
- the LOC105837449 gene encoding probable RNA methyltransferase CG11342 — translated: MSDSDCASEFERSDEKTDPGAIRHGNFMNYYQFHPAEERVRQLPRGVWQRQRVAHPARKYAGLDVGCNAGDLTYILRDFLEEAMLQDRLEISLIGVDLDPILIEKARERNPRPDRLTFECLDFLSEDCDETLSRYLAQLNKTRFDVVFCFSITMWIHLNHGDDGLEKFLRKVCELAEMIVVEPQPWRCYRNASRRMRRAKLEDFPLLKELKYTGDPMKHIEDILRRQCNFQRVTVTAGNEWGRMLLIYERKQEP
- the LOC105837450 gene encoding malate dehydrogenase, mitochondrial (The sequence of the model RefSeq protein was modified relative to this genomic sequence to represent the inferred CDS: added 207 bases not found in genome assembly) translates to MLPRFLRPAISVTQQGAKRLSTSATRDAKVSVMGASGGIGQPLSLLLKQSPLVTELSLYDIVNTPGVAADLSHMNTAAKVKAYNGPEQLKDSLKGAQVVIIPAGVPRKPGMTRDDLFNTNASIVRDLVAAMAEVAPKAFVAIISNPVNSTVPIACEVLQKAGVFDPNRVFGVTTLDIVRANTFIAEAKGLDPQKVNVPVIGGHSGITIIPLISQCTPSVSFQEAQLKALTERIQEAGTEVVKAKAGTGSATLSMAFAGARFGISLIRALNGETGIIECSFVKSNVTDAKYFSTPILLGKNGVEKNLGLGKLSSYEQKLLDAAIPELKKNIQKGEDFVNKK